One segment of Polyodon spathula isolate WHYD16114869_AA chromosome 20, ASM1765450v1, whole genome shotgun sequence DNA contains the following:
- the LOC121295663 gene encoding exocyst complex component 7-like isoform X8, protein MIPTQDASARKTEIDEKLKQEQDTLSFIRENLEKSDQLTKGMVSILSSFESRLMQLENSIIPVHKQTENLQRLQDNVDKTLSCMDHVISYYHVAKDTDKIIKEGPSGRLDEYLACIAKIQKAVEYFQDNNPDSPELNTVKARFEKGKELLEAEFHSLLTRYSKPVPPILILDLIGGDDELETQEEVTLDHLPESVLQDVICISSWLVEYGRNQDFMSVYFQIRSSQLDRSLKSLKEHFRKSSASSGVLYSPAVQNKRKDTPTKKPPKRPVFIPGTIRKAQNLLKQYSQHGLDGKKGGSNLTPMEGKDDVLDIEIDSYIHCISAFVKLAQSEYQLLTDIIPEHHQKKTFDSLIQEALDNLMLEGDNIVSAARRAIMRHDYSAVLTIFPILKHLKQTKPEFDQVLQGTAASTKNKLPSLITSMEAIGAKALEEFADSIKNDPDKEYNMPKDGTVHELTSNAILFLQQLLDFQETAGAMLASQETSSSASSYSSEFSRRLLSTYICKVLGNLQLNLLSKSKVYEDTALSAIFLHNNYNYTLKSLEKSELIQLVSVTQRKAETQYRELIEQQIQSYQRSWLKVIEYITDRNMPVFQPGAKLKDKERQMIKDKFKICGLQGFNDGLEELCKIQKVWAIPDKDQRDAIRQAQKRMITQAYRAFLQRYTNISFTKNPEKYYKYRPEQVEAMIERLFDTSA, encoded by the exons ATGATTCCTACGCAAGATGCATCAGCGAGGAAGACTGAAATCGACGAGAAACTAAAACAG GAACAGGACACCCTCTCTTTTATTCGAGAGAATTTGGAGAAAAGTGACCAGTTAACAAAGGGCATG GTTTCCATCCTCTCCTCCTTTGAAAGCAGATTAATGCAGCTGGAGAACTCTATCATCCCAGTCCACAAGCAGACAGAGAACCTGCAGCGGCTGCAGGACAATGTGGACAAGACCCTGTCCTGCATGGACCACGTCATCAGCTACTACCACGTGGCCAAGGACACTGATAAAATCATCAAGGAGGG TCCCTCAGGGCGGCTAGATGAATACCTGGCTTGTATTGCTAAAATCCAGAAGGCAGTGGAGTACTTCCAGGACAACAACCCTGACAGTCCAGAGCTCAACACAGTG AAAGCCCGGTTTGAGAAGGGCAAGGAGCTGCTGGAGGCGGAGTTCCACAGCCTGCTGACCCGCTACAGCAAGCCGGTGCCGCCCATTCTGATCCTGGACCTGATTGGGGGGGATGACGAGTTGGAAACCCAGGAGGAGGTCACCCTGGATCACCTTCCAGAGTCGGTTCTGCAGGACGTCATCTGCATCTCAAGCTGGCTGGTGGAGTATGGGCGTAACCAGG ATTTCATGAGCGTGTACTTCCAGATTCGCTCCAGTCAGCTGGACCGCTCGTTGAAGAGCCTCAAGGAGCATTTCCGCAAGAGCAGCGCTTCCTCGGGGGTGCTGTACTCCCCGGCCGTGCAGAACAAGCGCAAAGACACGCCCACCAAGAAACCACCCAAGAGACCAG TCTTCATCCCAG GCACAATCCGTAAGGCTCAGAACCTCCTGAAACAGTATTCTCAGCATGGGCTGGATGGGAAAAAGGGGGGCTCTAACCTCACACCTATGGAAG GTAAGGATGACGTCCTGGATATCGAGATTGACTCCTACATCCACTGTATCAGTGCCTTTGTGAAGCTGGCGCAGAGCGAGTACCAGCTGCTCACTGACATCATCCCCGAGCACCACCAGAAGAAGACCTTCGACTCGCTCATCCAG GAGGCCCTGGACAATCTGATGCTGGAAGGAGACAACATTGTGTCGGCAGCCCGTCGAGCCATCATGCGGCATGACTACTCCGCTGTGCTCACCATATTCCCCATCCTCAAGCACCTGAAGCAGACCAAGCCTGAGTTCGACCAGGTCCTGCAG ggCACAGCTGCCAGCACAAAGAACAAGCTGCCCTCTCTCATAACATCCATGGAAGCCATAGGAGCCAAAGCACTGGAGGAATTTGCTGACAGCATCAAG AATGATCCAGACAAAGAGTACAATATGCCCAAGGATGGGACAGTTCATGAACTGACTAGCAAT GCTATTTTGTTCCTCCAGCAGTTGCTGGATTTCCAGGAGACGGCTGGGGCAATGCTGGCATCACAAG AAACAAGTTCATCGGCGAGCAGCTACAGCTCTGAGTTCAGTAGGAGGCTCCTCAGTACATATATCT GCAAAGTTCTGGGCAACTTGCAGCTGAATCTATTGAGCAAATCCAAAGTGTATGAAGACACCGCACTGAGTGCCATCTTCCTGCACAACAACTACAACTACACCCTCAAGTCTCTAGAAAA GTCTGAACTGATCCAGCTGGTGTCTGTGACCCAAAGGAAGGCAGAGACCCAGTACAGGGAGCTGATTGAGCAGCAGATCCAGTCCTATCAGCGCAG CTGGCTAAAGGTGATAGAATATATTACAGACCGAAACATGCCTGTCTTCCAACCCGGCGCCAAG TTAAAAGATAAGGAACGACAGATGATTAAAGACAAATTTAAG ATTTGTGGTTTGCAGGGTTTTAACGATGGTTTGGAGGAGCTGTGTAAAATCCAGAAGGTGTGGGCCATCCCTGATAAAGACCAGAGAGATGCCATCCGCCAGGCACAGAAGAGGATGATAACGCAGGCATACAGGGCCTTTCTGCAGAG ATATACTAACATCTCATTTACTAAGAACCCAGAAAAGTATTACAAGTACAGACCAGAGCAAGTGGAGGCAATGATTGAGAGACTGTTTGATACATCAGCATAG
- the LOC121295663 gene encoding exocyst complex component 7-like isoform X6: MIPTQDASARKTEIDEKLKQEQDTLSFIRENLEKSDQLTKGMVSILSSFESRLMQLENSIIPVHKQTENLQRLQDNVDKTLSCMDHVISYYHVAKDTDKIIKEGPSGRLDEYLACIAKIQKAVEYFQDNNPDSPELNTVKARFEKGKELLEAEFHSLLTRYSKPVPPILILDLIGGDDELETQEEVTLDHLPESVLQDVICISSWLVEYGRNQDFMSVYFQIRSSQLDRSLKSLKEHFRKSSASSGVLYSPAVQNKRKDTPTKKPPKRPGHDHDLRVKHLSDALNERHGAAAGKDDVLDIEIDSYIHCISAFVKLAQSEYQLLTDIIPEHHQKKTFDSLIQEALDNLMLEGDNIVSAARRAIMRHDYSAVLTIFPILKHLKQTKPEFDQVLQGTAASTKNKLPSLITSMEAIGAKALEEFADSIKNDPDKEYNMPKDGTVHELTSNAILFLQQLLDFQETAGAMLASQVLGDTYNIPLDPRETSSSASSYSSEFSRRLLSTYICKVLGNLQLNLLSKSKVYEDTALSAIFLHNNYNYTLKSLEKSELIQLVSVTQRKAETQYRELIEQQIQSYQRSWLKVIEYITDRNMPVFQPGAKLKDKERQMIKDKFKICGLQGFNDGLEELCKIQKVWAIPDKDQRDAIRQAQKRMITQAYRAFLQRYTNISFTKNPEKYYKYRPEQVEAMIERLFDTSA, from the exons ATGATTCCTACGCAAGATGCATCAGCGAGGAAGACTGAAATCGACGAGAAACTAAAACAG GAACAGGACACCCTCTCTTTTATTCGAGAGAATTTGGAGAAAAGTGACCAGTTAACAAAGGGCATG GTTTCCATCCTCTCCTCCTTTGAAAGCAGATTAATGCAGCTGGAGAACTCTATCATCCCAGTCCACAAGCAGACAGAGAACCTGCAGCGGCTGCAGGACAATGTGGACAAGACCCTGTCCTGCATGGACCACGTCATCAGCTACTACCACGTGGCCAAGGACACTGATAAAATCATCAAGGAGGG TCCCTCAGGGCGGCTAGATGAATACCTGGCTTGTATTGCTAAAATCCAGAAGGCAGTGGAGTACTTCCAGGACAACAACCCTGACAGTCCAGAGCTCAACACAGTG AAAGCCCGGTTTGAGAAGGGCAAGGAGCTGCTGGAGGCGGAGTTCCACAGCCTGCTGACCCGCTACAGCAAGCCGGTGCCGCCCATTCTGATCCTGGACCTGATTGGGGGGGATGACGAGTTGGAAACCCAGGAGGAGGTCACCCTGGATCACCTTCCAGAGTCGGTTCTGCAGGACGTCATCTGCATCTCAAGCTGGCTGGTGGAGTATGGGCGTAACCAGG ATTTCATGAGCGTGTACTTCCAGATTCGCTCCAGTCAGCTGGACCGCTCGTTGAAGAGCCTCAAGGAGCATTTCCGCAAGAGCAGCGCTTCCTCGGGGGTGCTGTACTCCCCGGCCGTGCAGAACAAGCGCAAAGACACGCCCACCAAGAAACCACCCAAGAGACCAG GTCACGATCACGACCTGAGGGTTAAACACCTCTCCGACGCCCTGAATGAGAGGCACGGGGCTGCTGCGG GTAAGGATGACGTCCTGGATATCGAGATTGACTCCTACATCCACTGTATCAGTGCCTTTGTGAAGCTGGCGCAGAGCGAGTACCAGCTGCTCACTGACATCATCCCCGAGCACCACCAGAAGAAGACCTTCGACTCGCTCATCCAG GAGGCCCTGGACAATCTGATGCTGGAAGGAGACAACATTGTGTCGGCAGCCCGTCGAGCCATCATGCGGCATGACTACTCCGCTGTGCTCACCATATTCCCCATCCTCAAGCACCTGAAGCAGACCAAGCCTGAGTTCGACCAGGTCCTGCAG ggCACAGCTGCCAGCACAAAGAACAAGCTGCCCTCTCTCATAACATCCATGGAAGCCATAGGAGCCAAAGCACTGGAGGAATTTGCTGACAGCATCAAG AATGATCCAGACAAAGAGTACAATATGCCCAAGGATGGGACAGTTCATGAACTGACTAGCAAT GCTATTTTGTTCCTCCAGCAGTTGCTGGATTTCCAGGAGACGGCTGGGGCAATGCTGGCATCACAAG TTCTTGGGGATACTTACAATATTCCTTTAGACCCCCGAG AAACAAGTTCATCGGCGAGCAGCTACAGCTCTGAGTTCAGTAGGAGGCTCCTCAGTACATATATCT GCAAAGTTCTGGGCAACTTGCAGCTGAATCTATTGAGCAAATCCAAAGTGTATGAAGACACCGCACTGAGTGCCATCTTCCTGCACAACAACTACAACTACACCCTCAAGTCTCTAGAAAA GTCTGAACTGATCCAGCTGGTGTCTGTGACCCAAAGGAAGGCAGAGACCCAGTACAGGGAGCTGATTGAGCAGCAGATCCAGTCCTATCAGCGCAG CTGGCTAAAGGTGATAGAATATATTACAGACCGAAACATGCCTGTCTTCCAACCCGGCGCCAAG TTAAAAGATAAGGAACGACAGATGATTAAAGACAAATTTAAG ATTTGTGGTTTGCAGGGTTTTAACGATGGTTTGGAGGAGCTGTGTAAAATCCAGAAGGTGTGGGCCATCCCTGATAAAGACCAGAGAGATGCCATCCGCCAGGCACAGAAGAGGATGATAACGCAGGCATACAGGGCCTTTCTGCAGAG ATATACTAACATCTCATTTACTAAGAACCCAGAAAAGTATTACAAGTACAGACCAGAGCAAGTGGAGGCAATGATTGAGAGACTGTTTGATACATCAGCATAG
- the LOC121295663 gene encoding exocyst complex component 7-like isoform X1 gives MIPTQDASARKTEIDEKLKQEQDTLSFIRENLEKSDQLTKGMVSILSSFESRLMQLENSIIPVHKQTENLQRLQDNVDKTLSCMDHVISYYHVAKDTDKIIKEGPSGRLDEYLACIAKIQKAVEYFQDNNPDSPELNTVKARFEKGKELLEAEFHSLLTRYSKPVPPILILDLIGGDDELETQEEVTLDHLPESVLQDVICISSWLVEYGRNQDFMSVYFQIRSSQLDRSLKSLKEHFRKSSASSGVLYSPAVQNKRKDTPTKKPPKRPVFIPGTIRKAQNLLKQYSQHGLDGKKGGSNLTPMEGKDDVLDIEIDSYIHCISAFVKLAQSEYQLLTDIIPEHHQKKTFDSLIQEALDNLMLEGDNIVSAARRAIMRHDYSAVLTIFPILKHLKQTKPEFDQVLQGTAASTKNKLPSLITSMEAIGAKALEEFADSIKNDPDKEYNMPKDGTVHELTSNAILFLQQLLDFQETAGAMLASQVLGDTYNIPLDPRETSSSASSYSSEFSRRLLSTYICKVLGNLQLNLLSKSKVYEDTALSAIFLHNNYNYTLKSLEKSELIQLVSVTQRKAETQYRELIEQQIQSYQRSWLKVIEYITDRNMPVFQPGAKLKDKERQMIKDKFKICGLQGFNDGLEELCKIQKVWAIPDKDQRDAIRQAQKRMITQAYRAFLQRYTNISFTKNPEKYYKYRPEQVEAMIERLFDTSA, from the exons ATGATTCCTACGCAAGATGCATCAGCGAGGAAGACTGAAATCGACGAGAAACTAAAACAG GAACAGGACACCCTCTCTTTTATTCGAGAGAATTTGGAGAAAAGTGACCAGTTAACAAAGGGCATG GTTTCCATCCTCTCCTCCTTTGAAAGCAGATTAATGCAGCTGGAGAACTCTATCATCCCAGTCCACAAGCAGACAGAGAACCTGCAGCGGCTGCAGGACAATGTGGACAAGACCCTGTCCTGCATGGACCACGTCATCAGCTACTACCACGTGGCCAAGGACACTGATAAAATCATCAAGGAGGG TCCCTCAGGGCGGCTAGATGAATACCTGGCTTGTATTGCTAAAATCCAGAAGGCAGTGGAGTACTTCCAGGACAACAACCCTGACAGTCCAGAGCTCAACACAGTG AAAGCCCGGTTTGAGAAGGGCAAGGAGCTGCTGGAGGCGGAGTTCCACAGCCTGCTGACCCGCTACAGCAAGCCGGTGCCGCCCATTCTGATCCTGGACCTGATTGGGGGGGATGACGAGTTGGAAACCCAGGAGGAGGTCACCCTGGATCACCTTCCAGAGTCGGTTCTGCAGGACGTCATCTGCATCTCAAGCTGGCTGGTGGAGTATGGGCGTAACCAGG ATTTCATGAGCGTGTACTTCCAGATTCGCTCCAGTCAGCTGGACCGCTCGTTGAAGAGCCTCAAGGAGCATTTCCGCAAGAGCAGCGCTTCCTCGGGGGTGCTGTACTCCCCGGCCGTGCAGAACAAGCGCAAAGACACGCCCACCAAGAAACCACCCAAGAGACCAG TCTTCATCCCAG GCACAATCCGTAAGGCTCAGAACCTCCTGAAACAGTATTCTCAGCATGGGCTGGATGGGAAAAAGGGGGGCTCTAACCTCACACCTATGGAAG GTAAGGATGACGTCCTGGATATCGAGATTGACTCCTACATCCACTGTATCAGTGCCTTTGTGAAGCTGGCGCAGAGCGAGTACCAGCTGCTCACTGACATCATCCCCGAGCACCACCAGAAGAAGACCTTCGACTCGCTCATCCAG GAGGCCCTGGACAATCTGATGCTGGAAGGAGACAACATTGTGTCGGCAGCCCGTCGAGCCATCATGCGGCATGACTACTCCGCTGTGCTCACCATATTCCCCATCCTCAAGCACCTGAAGCAGACCAAGCCTGAGTTCGACCAGGTCCTGCAG ggCACAGCTGCCAGCACAAAGAACAAGCTGCCCTCTCTCATAACATCCATGGAAGCCATAGGAGCCAAAGCACTGGAGGAATTTGCTGACAGCATCAAG AATGATCCAGACAAAGAGTACAATATGCCCAAGGATGGGACAGTTCATGAACTGACTAGCAAT GCTATTTTGTTCCTCCAGCAGTTGCTGGATTTCCAGGAGACGGCTGGGGCAATGCTGGCATCACAAG TTCTTGGGGATACTTACAATATTCCTTTAGACCCCCGAG AAACAAGTTCATCGGCGAGCAGCTACAGCTCTGAGTTCAGTAGGAGGCTCCTCAGTACATATATCT GCAAAGTTCTGGGCAACTTGCAGCTGAATCTATTGAGCAAATCCAAAGTGTATGAAGACACCGCACTGAGTGCCATCTTCCTGCACAACAACTACAACTACACCCTCAAGTCTCTAGAAAA GTCTGAACTGATCCAGCTGGTGTCTGTGACCCAAAGGAAGGCAGAGACCCAGTACAGGGAGCTGATTGAGCAGCAGATCCAGTCCTATCAGCGCAG CTGGCTAAAGGTGATAGAATATATTACAGACCGAAACATGCCTGTCTTCCAACCCGGCGCCAAG TTAAAAGATAAGGAACGACAGATGATTAAAGACAAATTTAAG ATTTGTGGTTTGCAGGGTTTTAACGATGGTTTGGAGGAGCTGTGTAAAATCCAGAAGGTGTGGGCCATCCCTGATAAAGACCAGAGAGATGCCATCCGCCAGGCACAGAAGAGGATGATAACGCAGGCATACAGGGCCTTTCTGCAGAG ATATACTAACATCTCATTTACTAAGAACCCAGAAAAGTATTACAAGTACAGACCAGAGCAAGTGGAGGCAATGATTGAGAGACTGTTTGATACATCAGCATAG
- the LOC121295663 gene encoding exocyst complex component 7-like isoform X16 has protein sequence MIPTQDASARKTEIDEKLKQEQDTLSFIRENLEKSDQLTKGMVSILSSFESRLMQLENSIIPVHKQTENLQRLQDNVDKTLSCMDHVISYYHVAKDTDKIIKEGPSGRLDEYLACIAKIQKAVEYFQDNNPDSPELNTVKARFEKGKELLEAEFHSLLTRYSKPVPPILILDLIGGDDELETQEEVTLDHLPESVLQDVICISSWLVEYGRNQDFMSVYFQIRSSQLDRSLKSLKEHFRKSSASSGVLYSPAVQNKRKDTPTKKPPKRPGKDDVLDIEIDSYIHCISAFVKLAQSEYQLLTDIIPEHHQKKTFDSLIQEALDNLMLEGDNIVSAARRAIMRHDYSAVLTIFPILKHLKQTKPEFDQVLQGTAASTKNKLPSLITSMEAIGAKALEEFADSIKNDPDKEYNMPKDGTVHELTSNAILFLQQLLDFQETAGAMLASQVLGDTYNIPLDPRETSSSASSYSSEFSRRLLSTYICKVLGNLQLNLLSKSKVYEDTALSAIFLHNNYNYTLKSLEKSELIQLVSVTQRKAETQYRELIEQQIQSYQRSWLKVIEYITDRNMPVFQPGAKLKDKERQMIKDKFKGFNDGLEELCKIQKVWAIPDKDQRDAIRQAQKRMITQAYRAFLQRYTNISFTKNPEKYYKYRPEQVEAMIERLFDTSA, from the exons ATGATTCCTACGCAAGATGCATCAGCGAGGAAGACTGAAATCGACGAGAAACTAAAACAG GAACAGGACACCCTCTCTTTTATTCGAGAGAATTTGGAGAAAAGTGACCAGTTAACAAAGGGCATG GTTTCCATCCTCTCCTCCTTTGAAAGCAGATTAATGCAGCTGGAGAACTCTATCATCCCAGTCCACAAGCAGACAGAGAACCTGCAGCGGCTGCAGGACAATGTGGACAAGACCCTGTCCTGCATGGACCACGTCATCAGCTACTACCACGTGGCCAAGGACACTGATAAAATCATCAAGGAGGG TCCCTCAGGGCGGCTAGATGAATACCTGGCTTGTATTGCTAAAATCCAGAAGGCAGTGGAGTACTTCCAGGACAACAACCCTGACAGTCCAGAGCTCAACACAGTG AAAGCCCGGTTTGAGAAGGGCAAGGAGCTGCTGGAGGCGGAGTTCCACAGCCTGCTGACCCGCTACAGCAAGCCGGTGCCGCCCATTCTGATCCTGGACCTGATTGGGGGGGATGACGAGTTGGAAACCCAGGAGGAGGTCACCCTGGATCACCTTCCAGAGTCGGTTCTGCAGGACGTCATCTGCATCTCAAGCTGGCTGGTGGAGTATGGGCGTAACCAGG ATTTCATGAGCGTGTACTTCCAGATTCGCTCCAGTCAGCTGGACCGCTCGTTGAAGAGCCTCAAGGAGCATTTCCGCAAGAGCAGCGCTTCCTCGGGGGTGCTGTACTCCCCGGCCGTGCAGAACAAGCGCAAAGACACGCCCACCAAGAAACCACCCAAGAGACCAG GTAAGGATGACGTCCTGGATATCGAGATTGACTCCTACATCCACTGTATCAGTGCCTTTGTGAAGCTGGCGCAGAGCGAGTACCAGCTGCTCACTGACATCATCCCCGAGCACCACCAGAAGAAGACCTTCGACTCGCTCATCCAG GAGGCCCTGGACAATCTGATGCTGGAAGGAGACAACATTGTGTCGGCAGCCCGTCGAGCCATCATGCGGCATGACTACTCCGCTGTGCTCACCATATTCCCCATCCTCAAGCACCTGAAGCAGACCAAGCCTGAGTTCGACCAGGTCCTGCAG ggCACAGCTGCCAGCACAAAGAACAAGCTGCCCTCTCTCATAACATCCATGGAAGCCATAGGAGCCAAAGCACTGGAGGAATTTGCTGACAGCATCAAG AATGATCCAGACAAAGAGTACAATATGCCCAAGGATGGGACAGTTCATGAACTGACTAGCAAT GCTATTTTGTTCCTCCAGCAGTTGCTGGATTTCCAGGAGACGGCTGGGGCAATGCTGGCATCACAAG TTCTTGGGGATACTTACAATATTCCTTTAGACCCCCGAG AAACAAGTTCATCGGCGAGCAGCTACAGCTCTGAGTTCAGTAGGAGGCTCCTCAGTACATATATCT GCAAAGTTCTGGGCAACTTGCAGCTGAATCTATTGAGCAAATCCAAAGTGTATGAAGACACCGCACTGAGTGCCATCTTCCTGCACAACAACTACAACTACACCCTCAAGTCTCTAGAAAA GTCTGAACTGATCCAGCTGGTGTCTGTGACCCAAAGGAAGGCAGAGACCCAGTACAGGGAGCTGATTGAGCAGCAGATCCAGTCCTATCAGCGCAG CTGGCTAAAGGTGATAGAATATATTACAGACCGAAACATGCCTGTCTTCCAACCCGGCGCCAAG TTAAAAGATAAGGAACGACAGATGATTAAAGACAAATTTAAG GGTTTTAACGATGGTTTGGAGGAGCTGTGTAAAATCCAGAAGGTGTGGGCCATCCCTGATAAAGACCAGAGAGATGCCATCCGCCAGGCACAGAAGAGGATGATAACGCAGGCATACAGGGCCTTTCTGCAGAG ATATACTAACATCTCATTTACTAAGAACCCAGAAAAGTATTACAAGTACAGACCAGAGCAAGTGGAGGCAATGATTGAGAGACTGTTTGATACATCAGCATAG
- the LOC121295663 gene encoding exocyst complex component 7-like isoform X19 — protein MIPTQDASARKTEIDEKLKQEQDTLSFIRENLEKSDQLTKGMVSILSSFESRLMQLENSIIPVHKQTENLQRLQDNVDKTLSCMDHVISYYHVAKDTDKIIKEGPSGRLDEYLACIAKIQKAVEYFQDNNPDSPELNTVKARFEKGKELLEAEFHSLLTRYSKPVPPILILDLIGGDDELETQEEVTLDHLPESVLQDVICISSWLVEYGRNQDFMSVYFQIRSSQLDRSLKSLKEHFRKSSASSGVLYSPAVQNKRKDTPTKKPPKRPGTIRKAQNLLKQYSQHGLDGKKGGSNLTPMEGHDHDLRVKHLSDALNERHGAAAGKDDVLDIEIDSYIHCISAFVKLAQSEYQLLTDIIPEHHQKKTFDSLIQEALDNLMLEGDNIVSAARRAIMRHDYSAVLTIFPILKHLKQTKPEFDQVLQGTAASTKNKLPSLITSMEAIGAKALEEFADSIKNDPDKEYNMPKDGTVHELTSNAILFLQQLLDFQETAGAMLASQVLGDTYNIPLDPRETSSSASSYSSEFSRRLLSTYICKVLGNLQLNLLSKSKVYEDTALSAIFLHNNYNYTLKSLEKSELIQLVSVTQRKAETQYRELIEQQIQSYQRSWLKVIEYITDRNMPVFQPGAKLKDKERQMIKDKFKGFNDGLEELCKIQKVWAIPDKDQRDAIRQAQKRMITQAYRAFLQRYTNISFTKNPEKYYKYRPEQVEAMIERLFDTSA, from the exons ATGATTCCTACGCAAGATGCATCAGCGAGGAAGACTGAAATCGACGAGAAACTAAAACAG GAACAGGACACCCTCTCTTTTATTCGAGAGAATTTGGAGAAAAGTGACCAGTTAACAAAGGGCATG GTTTCCATCCTCTCCTCCTTTGAAAGCAGATTAATGCAGCTGGAGAACTCTATCATCCCAGTCCACAAGCAGACAGAGAACCTGCAGCGGCTGCAGGACAATGTGGACAAGACCCTGTCCTGCATGGACCACGTCATCAGCTACTACCACGTGGCCAAGGACACTGATAAAATCATCAAGGAGGG TCCCTCAGGGCGGCTAGATGAATACCTGGCTTGTATTGCTAAAATCCAGAAGGCAGTGGAGTACTTCCAGGACAACAACCCTGACAGTCCAGAGCTCAACACAGTG AAAGCCCGGTTTGAGAAGGGCAAGGAGCTGCTGGAGGCGGAGTTCCACAGCCTGCTGACCCGCTACAGCAAGCCGGTGCCGCCCATTCTGATCCTGGACCTGATTGGGGGGGATGACGAGTTGGAAACCCAGGAGGAGGTCACCCTGGATCACCTTCCAGAGTCGGTTCTGCAGGACGTCATCTGCATCTCAAGCTGGCTGGTGGAGTATGGGCGTAACCAGG ATTTCATGAGCGTGTACTTCCAGATTCGCTCCAGTCAGCTGGACCGCTCGTTGAAGAGCCTCAAGGAGCATTTCCGCAAGAGCAGCGCTTCCTCGGGGGTGCTGTACTCCCCGGCCGTGCAGAACAAGCGCAAAGACACGCCCACCAAGAAACCACCCAAGAGACCAG GCACAATCCGTAAGGCTCAGAACCTCCTGAAACAGTATTCTCAGCATGGGCTGGATGGGAAAAAGGGGGGCTCTAACCTCACACCTATGGAAG GTCACGATCACGACCTGAGGGTTAAACACCTCTCCGACGCCCTGAATGAGAGGCACGGGGCTGCTGCGG GTAAGGATGACGTCCTGGATATCGAGATTGACTCCTACATCCACTGTATCAGTGCCTTTGTGAAGCTGGCGCAGAGCGAGTACCAGCTGCTCACTGACATCATCCCCGAGCACCACCAGAAGAAGACCTTCGACTCGCTCATCCAG GAGGCCCTGGACAATCTGATGCTGGAAGGAGACAACATTGTGTCGGCAGCCCGTCGAGCCATCATGCGGCATGACTACTCCGCTGTGCTCACCATATTCCCCATCCTCAAGCACCTGAAGCAGACCAAGCCTGAGTTCGACCAGGTCCTGCAG ggCACAGCTGCCAGCACAAAGAACAAGCTGCCCTCTCTCATAACATCCATGGAAGCCATAGGAGCCAAAGCACTGGAGGAATTTGCTGACAGCATCAAG AATGATCCAGACAAAGAGTACAATATGCCCAAGGATGGGACAGTTCATGAACTGACTAGCAAT GCTATTTTGTTCCTCCAGCAGTTGCTGGATTTCCAGGAGACGGCTGGGGCAATGCTGGCATCACAAG TTCTTGGGGATACTTACAATATTCCTTTAGACCCCCGAG AAACAAGTTCATCGGCGAGCAGCTACAGCTCTGAGTTCAGTAGGAGGCTCCTCAGTACATATATCT GCAAAGTTCTGGGCAACTTGCAGCTGAATCTATTGAGCAAATCCAAAGTGTATGAAGACACCGCACTGAGTGCCATCTTCCTGCACAACAACTACAACTACACCCTCAAGTCTCTAGAAAA GTCTGAACTGATCCAGCTGGTGTCTGTGACCCAAAGGAAGGCAGAGACCCAGTACAGGGAGCTGATTGAGCAGCAGATCCAGTCCTATCAGCGCAG CTGGCTAAAGGTGATAGAATATATTACAGACCGAAACATGCCTGTCTTCCAACCCGGCGCCAAG TTAAAAGATAAGGAACGACAGATGATTAAAGACAAATTTAAG GGTTTTAACGATGGTTTGGAGGAGCTGTGTAAAATCCAGAAGGTGTGGGCCATCCCTGATAAAGACCAGAGAGATGCCATCCGCCAGGCACAGAAGAGGATGATAACGCAGGCATACAGGGCCTTTCTGCAGAG ATATACTAACATCTCATTTACTAAGAACCCAGAAAAGTATTACAAGTACAGACCAGAGCAAGTGGAGGCAATGATTGAGAGACTGTTTGATACATCAGCATAG